GTCCGAGTACTGGCACGCAGCCAACCAGTGAGCCTCGTCCACCGGCCGCTCCGCCTCTCGATCGAGCTCAGGCGGGGTGGCCGGTGGCGAACAGCATCGTCGGGATCTCGTTCTCGGCAAGCCCCAGCAGCGTGCCGACGGCGGCGTCGTCGAACCCGGCCACCGCGCACCCGGCGAGCCCCAGCGCCGTGGCCACCAGGTACAGGTTCTGCACGGCCACACCCGAGTCGACGTGCAGGGTCCGGTAGTGCCGCAGCGGGTACTTGTCGAACGCGACGTCGAGCCGCGCGGTGATCGCCACGCTGGCGGCGGGCTGCCACACGAACTCCTCCTGGAGGTACGCGCGTTCGAGCCCCGGACCCGGATCGGTGTCGGTGAGCTGCACGAGCGCGTGCGACGTGGGCTCGTAGCGGTACACGCCGTGGTCGAGCCCCTCGACCCGGCGAACCACCGCGTACGCGCGCAGGATGTCGAGCCCGCCCGCGCTCGGCGCCATGCTCAGCGGGTACTGCTCCACGCCGTAGGCGGGCACGAACCGCTGCACGCCCATCGAGAACCGCAGCAGCGCGCTCAGCACCGAGAGCGCGAGAGGATCGTCGGAGAAGCTGTACGACGAGTGCCGTCTCGCGAGCGTCGCCACCAGCCCGGCCTTGGGCGGATGCACATCCGGCAGCGGGATGTGCCGTGCCATCGGCAGCGGTTCCGCCGGCACGGGCAACTGTGCGTTCAGCAGGCGATGCACCGCCAGCGCACGTTCGGTGGTTTCCCGACCACTCACGACGGCTCCCGTCGCTTCCCTTCGTCACCGACCACGGCGGCATCGTAACCCGTTCGAGGGTATTGGCGTGGCACCTTGGTCACACTCGGCTGGTGATCCGGACCAATTCGCCACCGTGTCCGCGACGACATGGCGTTCGTCACTCCGAAGGAGCGAGCCAGTCGTCGTCGGAGGCCAGCACCGTGAGCTTCTGGGTGGCTCGCGTCAACGCCACGTACAGCACGCGCCTCCCCGTCAGCGACTCCGTGATCAGCTCGGTGGGCTCCACCAGCACGACGGCGTCGTACTCGAGTCCCTTCGAGTCGAGACTGCCCACCACCTTGAGCCGCTCGTCACCGTGACCCGCGACCCAGCGCCGCACCTCGGGCACCCGGTCCATGGCGCAGATTACGCCGACCGTGCCCTCCACGGCCTCCAGAAGCTCCTTGGCCGCCACCTGCGTGGCCGTCTCCCGACTGTCGGGGTCCACCCGGCGGATCTCCGGCGTGACACCCGTGGCACGCACCGCGCGCGGCAACTCGTCGGGCTTCGCGTGACCCGACACCACCCGCGCGGCGAGCTCGAAGATCTCGGACGAGTTCCGGTAGTTCGTGCGCAGCGTGTAGCGCCTCCGGGGCGCACGCGGGCCGAACGCCTGGTCGCGTGCGTTCGCCGCCTCCTCCGGGTCCGGCCAGGAGCTCTGCACGGGGTCGCCCACCACCGTCCAGCTCGCGTACTTCCCGCGCCGACCGACCATGCGCCACTGCATGGGGGAGAGGTCCTGCGCCTCGTCCACGACGATGTGGGCGTACTCGTCGTAGTGGTCCGGCCTCCGCTGCCCCTCGTGGGGTTGCTCCGGTTCGGGCTCCCGCTTGCGCCTGCGCTTCGGAGGCGGGCCGAGGAGGACCCGCAGCTCGTCGAGCAGGGGGATGTCCTCCACCGTCCACTCGCGATCACGGTCGCGCAGCGACTCGGCCAGCAGTGTGATCTCCTCGGGGCTGAGCACGTTGCGGGCGACGCGTGCGAGCCGGCGTTCGTCGCCCAGCCAGCGCAGCACCTGCGCCGGGTACAGCACCGGCCACCACACCACGAGGAAGCGGTGGAAGTCGATCCGTTCGCCGAGATCGGTGATCAGTCGGGCGCGATCGAACTCCCGGCCGTCGGCGCGGGCGTAGGACTCGGCCTTGTCCGCCAACGCCTCCAGCAACGTCTCGGCGGCCCGGACCCGCGAGCGGTTCGGCGGCGCCCCGTTGGCGTGCACCTTGCGCCGGACCCGGTTGAGCTCCTTCGAGTCCAGCTTGATGACCTCGCCGCGGTAGACGATCTTCATCTCCGTGGGGGCATCGGGCGGGGTCTCGCGCAGGGCCTTCGAGAGCACCTTCCGCATCCGCAGCGAGCCCTTGATGGCCGCCAGCGGCGCGGGGTCGTGCTCGGTGGCGTCGAGCCCGTCCAACACCTGTCCGAGCGACCGCAGCTCGACGTTGGTCTCGCCCATCGACGGCAGCACGCGGGAGATGTAGTTGGTGAAGATCCCGGACGGCCCGACCACGAGCACGCCCGAGCCGCCGAGCCTGCGCCGGTACCGGTACAGCAGGTACGCGGCCCGGTGCAGTGCCACCGCCGTCTTGCCGGTGCCGGGGCCGCCGATGATTTCGGTCACGCCGCGCCACGGGGCACGGATGACCTCGTCCTGTTCCTTCTGGATGGTGGCGACGATGTCGCGCATCATCTCGCCCCGTGCCCGGCCGAGCGCCGCCATCAGCGCGCCCTGCCCGACCACGTTCATGTCGTCGGGCACCGCCTCGGGCATCAGGACGTCGTCGTCGATGTCGAGCACCGACTGGCCCGAGCACCGGATCACCCTGCGGCGCACCACGTTCATCGGTTCCTCGGCCGTCGCCTGGTAGAACGCGGCGGCCGCCGGAGCCCGCCAGTCGGTGACGAGGTTGTTGAACTCCGCGTCGCGGATTCCGAGCCTGCCCACGTGGACGGTCTCCGAGTCGACGTGGTCCAGGCGTCCGAACACGAGACCCTCGTACTCCGCGTCCAACGTCTGGAGCGTCTGATTGGCATGGAAGACCATCATGTCGCGCTCGTACAGCATCGATGCCTGCTCGAAGACGGCCTCACGCTGCGCTCCACGACCCAACTCGTAGCCACGAGCGCGCATGGCCTCGGCCTGCGCGCGCAACTCCGCGAGCCGGGCGTACACCCGGTCCACGTGAGTCTGTTCGATGGCGATCTCGGCCCGTCTGACCCGGGACTCCGACACTCGCGCTCCTCGCACCTGTCGCCTCGGAAAGGGGGAAGAACGACTTTACGCGATCGCCTTCCCGGCATGACCGCGTCCCGTCTCCTTGGACGGGTGCGAGCATGGGGCGGTGACGAGGATTGTGGCCGGACGAGCGAGAGGGCGCATCCTGCGGGTGCCGCCGAAGGGAACGAGGCCCACGACGGAGCTGGTACGCGAGGCGTTGTTCAGCGCTTTGGAGGCCGCGGACGAACTCACCGACGTGCGGGTGCTGGACCTGTACTCGGGGTCGGGAGCGCTGGGGCTGGAGGCGCTGTCCCGCGGCGCGCGGGAAGCCGTGTTCGTGGAGGCCGACCGCACCGCCGCCGACATCCTGCGCGGCAACATCGCGAAGGTCGGTCTCGGCGGCGTGGTGCGGCAGGGCAAGGTCGAGACCGTGGTGTCCCAGCCCGCCGGGCAACCGTTCGACCTGGTGCTCGCCGATCCCCCGTACGCGGTGGACGCGGAGACGCTCGGGGTGGTGCTGACCCAGTTGGTCGACAACGGCTGGCTGGCCGAAGGCGCGCTCGTGGTGGTGGAGCGCCGGGTGAAGGACGGGCCGCC
The window above is part of the Saccharomonospora glauca K62 genome. Proteins encoded here:
- the rsmD gene encoding 16S rRNA (guanine(966)-N(2))-methyltransferase RsmD, translating into MTRIVAGRARGRILRVPPKGTRPTTELVREALFSALEAADELTDVRVLDLYSGSGALGLEALSRGAREAVFVEADRTAADILRGNIAKVGLGGVVRQGKVETVVSQPAGQPFDLVLADPPYAVDAETLGVVLTQLVDNGWLAEGALVVVERRVKDGPPKWPAALRVLRTRTYGDNGLFRAEYASE
- a CDS encoding HelD family protein — translated: MSESRVRRAEIAIEQTHVDRVYARLAELRAQAEAMRARGYELGRGAQREAVFEQASMLYERDMMVFHANQTLQTLDAEYEGLVFGRLDHVDSETVHVGRLGIRDAEFNNLVTDWRAPAAAAFYQATAEEPMNVVRRRVIRCSGQSVLDIDDDVLMPEAVPDDMNVVGQGALMAALGRARGEMMRDIVATIQKEQDEVIRAPWRGVTEIIGGPGTGKTAVALHRAAYLLYRYRRRLGGSGVLVVGPSGIFTNYISRVLPSMGETNVELRSLGQVLDGLDATEHDPAPLAAIKGSLRMRKVLSKALRETPPDAPTEMKIVYRGEVIKLDSKELNRVRRKVHANGAPPNRSRVRAAETLLEALADKAESYARADGREFDRARLITDLGERIDFHRFLVVWWPVLYPAQVLRWLGDERRLARVARNVLSPEEITLLAESLRDRDREWTVEDIPLLDELRVLLGPPPKRRRKREPEPEQPHEGQRRPDHYDEYAHIVVDEAQDLSPMQWRMVGRRGKYASWTVVGDPVQSSWPDPEEAANARDQAFGPRAPRRRYTLRTNYRNSSEIFELAARVVSGHAKPDELPRAVRATGVTPEIRRVDPDSRETATQVAAKELLEAVEGTVGVICAMDRVPEVRRWVAGHGDERLKVVGSLDSKGLEYDAVVLVEPTELITESLTGRRVLYVALTRATQKLTVLASDDDWLAPSE
- a CDS encoding SagB family peptide dehydrogenase, which gives rise to MSGRETTERALAVHRLLNAQLPVPAEPLPMARHIPLPDVHPPKAGLVATLARRHSSYSFSDDPLALSVLSALLRFSMGVQRFVPAYGVEQYPLSMAPSAGGLDILRAYAVVRRVEGLDHGVYRYEPTSHALVQLTDTDPGPGLERAYLQEEFVWQPAASVAITARLDVAFDKYPLRHYRTLHVDSGVAVQNLYLVATALGLAGCAVAGFDDAAVGTLLGLAENEIPTMLFATGHPA